A portion of the Ricinus communis isolate WT05 ecotype wild-type chromosome 10, ASM1957865v1, whole genome shotgun sequence genome contains these proteins:
- the LOC125371386 gene encoding ATP synthase subunit beta, chloroplastic-like, whose amino-acid sequence MFPMVTGFMNYGQQTIRVARYIGQSFMITLSHANRLPVTIQYPYEKLITSVLDVAFPPGKMPNIYNTSVVKGQDTIGQEINVTCEVQQLLGNNRVRAVAMSATDGLMRGMEVII is encoded by the coding sequence ATGTTTCCCATGGTAACTGGGTTCATGAATTATGGGCAACAAACCATACGAGTTGCACGGTATATTGGTCAAAGTTTCATGATTACCTTATCCCATGCAAATCGTTTACCTGTAACTATTCAATATccttatgaaaaattaatcacATCGGTGCTAGATGTAGCTTTTCCCCCGGGAAAGATGCCTAATATTTACAACACTTCGGTAGTTAAGGGTCAAGATACTATTGGTCAAGAAATTAATGTGACTTGTGAAGTACAACAATTATTAGGAAATAATCGAGTTCGGGCTGTAGCTATGAGTGCTACAGATGGTCTAATGAGAGGAATGGAAGTGATTATATAG